A stretch of Anas acuta chromosome 3, bAnaAcu1.1, whole genome shotgun sequence DNA encodes these proteins:
- the GPATCH11 gene encoding G patch domain-containing protein 11 isoform X1: MGEDEEEDYMSDLFIKQDVRPGLPMVRRVKEALQKEEKQKEANERNRQKSVKEEEKERRDLVLKSALGNENKGFALLQKMGYKSGQALGKSGEGIVEPIPLNIKTGRSGLGHEEFKKRKAEEKLENYRQKLHMKKQANEQAADQFRVRFKNKQEERKMEGDLRKSQRACQQLDMQKDIDVPKETWYWLEPEEEDKKDEEDKDDECTSSDLSVSEKLQLLTAYLREEHFYCIWCGTTYEDSEDLSSNCPGDSAADHD; encoded by the exons ATGGgggaggatgaagaggaggatTACATGTCTGATTTGTTTATTAA GCAGGATGTGAGGCCAGGCTTGCCCATGGTGCGCCGGGTGAAAGAGGCtcttcagaaggaagaaaagcaaaaagaagccAACGAGAGGAACCGACAGAAGAGcgtaaaagaggaagaaaaagagcgGCGTGACCTGGTGTTGAAGAGTGCGTTGGGCAACGAGAACAAAGGCTTTGCCCTGTTGCAGAAGATGGGCTACAAGAGTGGCCAGGCCCTTGGCAAAAGTG gaGAAGGCATTGTTGAACCTATTCCTCTGAACATAAAAACAG GCAGAAGCGGGCTTGGTCATGAGGAATTCAAAAAGcggaaagctgaagaaaaactaGAAAACTATAGACAAAAACTCCATatgaaaaaacaagcaaatgaacAAGCTGCAGATCAATTCAG AGTAAggttcaaaaacaaacaagaagagcGTAAGATGGAAGGAGACCTTCGAAAAAGCCAGAGAGCCTGCCAGCAATTAGATATGCAGAAA GATATTGATGTTCCCAAGGAGACTTGGTATTGGCTAGAACCTGAAGAGGAAGACAAGAAGGATGAAGAAGACAAGGATGATGAATGCACAAGCTCAGACTTAAGT GTATCAGAAAAGCTACAACTCCTGACTGCATATTTAAGAGAAGAACACTTTTATTGCATTTGGTGTGGAACCACCTACGAAG ATTCTGAAGATTTGTCTTCAAATTGCCCTGGAGACAGTGCTGCAGATCATGACTAA
- the GPATCH11 gene encoding G patch domain-containing protein 11 isoform X2, with product MVRRVKEALQKEEKQKEANERNRQKSVKEEEKERRDLVLKSALGNENKGFALLQKMGYKSGQALGKSGEGIVEPIPLNIKTGRSGLGHEEFKKRKAEEKLENYRQKLHMKKQANEQAADQFRVRFKNKQEERKMEGDLRKSQRACQQLDMQKDIDVPKETWYWLEPEEEDKKDEEDKDDECTSSDLSVSEKLQLLTAYLREEHFYCIWCGTTYEDSEDLSSNCPGDSAADHD from the exons ATGGTGCGCCGGGTGAAAGAGGCtcttcagaaggaagaaaagcaaaaagaagccAACGAGAGGAACCGACAGAAGAGcgtaaaagaggaagaaaaagagcgGCGTGACCTGGTGTTGAAGAGTGCGTTGGGCAACGAGAACAAAGGCTTTGCCCTGTTGCAGAAGATGGGCTACAAGAGTGGCCAGGCCCTTGGCAAAAGTG gaGAAGGCATTGTTGAACCTATTCCTCTGAACATAAAAACAG GCAGAAGCGGGCTTGGTCATGAGGAATTCAAAAAGcggaaagctgaagaaaaactaGAAAACTATAGACAAAAACTCCATatgaaaaaacaagcaaatgaacAAGCTGCAGATCAATTCAG AGTAAggttcaaaaacaaacaagaagagcGTAAGATGGAAGGAGACCTTCGAAAAAGCCAGAGAGCCTGCCAGCAATTAGATATGCAGAAA GATATTGATGTTCCCAAGGAGACTTGGTATTGGCTAGAACCTGAAGAGGAAGACAAGAAGGATGAAGAAGACAAGGATGATGAATGCACAAGCTCAGACTTAAGT GTATCAGAAAAGCTACAACTCCTGACTGCATATTTAAGAGAAGAACACTTTTATTGCATTTGGTGTGGAACCACCTACGAAG ATTCTGAAGATTTGTCTTCAAATTGCCCTGGAGACAGTGCTGCAGATCATGACTAA